A window from Drosophila kikkawai strain 14028-0561.14 chromosome 2L, DkikHiC1v2, whole genome shotgun sequence encodes these proteins:
- the LOC108074489 gene encoding putative gustatory receptor 59b, giving the protein MKLIARIYNVYTVVIGMTSYIFIRGKFRQTRLTHVYTFIVNAFTLTLLPVAYWEMAQIMTMVKWLPPFMWIAPYLLYSINYVVIAYTLISRCYRDAILVDLQLVIVQVDVEMLRTGRRISSMLQRLLLLKTCTLMYLFVAFFLSLVMYQWGMPWLTVLKGLLATISFTILVSTTFLHFLSFWQILRGFDFVNQQLEEITRIGSKAQAKELVSLWALHATLSRTARRINGYYGPQMLACRFDYFMFTIINGYFGTVYASYEHKLTIDKLLGVCIYWVRSLDFFLNDYICDLVTEYISEQGEVYGV; this is encoded by the coding sequence ATGAAGTTGATAGCTCGGATATATAACGTATACACCGTGGTCATCGGCATGACCTCGTACATTTTCATCCGTGGAAAATTCCGGCAAACGAGGCTTACGCATGTGTATACTTTCATAGTCAATGCCTTCACACTGACCCTGCTACCTGTGGCCTATTGGGAAATGGCCCAGATTATGACAATGGTCAAGTGGCTGCCGCCCTTCATGTGGATAGCTCCATATCTCCTGTACTCCATCAACTACGTTGTGATTGCGTACACATTGATCTCTAGGTGCTATCGGGATGCAATTTTAGTGGATCTTCAGCTGGTTATAGTCCAAGTGGACGTCGAGATGTTACGAACGGGGCGGCGGATAAGCTCCATGCTGCAGAGATTGCTTCTCCTTAAAACCTGCACGCTGATGTATTTGTTCGTGGCCTTCTTCCTGTCCCTGGTGATGTACCAATGGGGCATGCCTTGGCTGACTGTGCTTAAGGGACTGCTGGCTACCATTTCCTTCACCATTCTGGTGTCCACCACATTTCTTCACTTTCTGTCTTTCTGGCAAATATTGCGAGGCTTTGACTTTGTCAACCAACAGCTGGAGGAGATCACCAGGATTGGCTCTAAAGCACAAGCTAAGGAACTTGTCAGTCTCTGGGCCTTGCATGCCACCCTCAGCCGGACAGCTCGCCGGATAAATGGCTATTATGGACCTCAAATGCTGGCCTGTCGGTTCGATTACTTTATGTTCACCATCATCAATGGCTACTTTGGAACTGTGTACGCCAGTTACGAACACAAGCTTACTATAGACAAGTTGTTGGGAGTTTGCATATATTGGGTGCGAAGTTTGGACTTCTTTTTGAACGACTACATCTGTGATTTGGTGACTGAATATATATCAGAGCAAGGTGAAGTTTACGGCGTCTGA